Proteins from a genomic interval of Pseudomonas asplenii:
- a CDS encoding PA2778 family cysteine peptidase has protein sequence MSSRRLLMVGALLLALGGCAGNAVQSQLQRLPERVELNGVPFFRGEAYQSGPGALASMLAQQGVTVTPGLLDKPLKLPGAEADLQGNMQRLAREYGMVVYPLDSELPALLSQVAAGYPVLVRFNEGRVWSEPRYAVVAGYNRNKQTVLLRAGMNRRLLMDFGTFSSAWKGAGGWAVLIQSPTQLPAQVDRQRWLTAADELARSGQEQAAASARKTLVGH, from the coding sequence ATGTCGTCCCGTCGGTTGCTGATGGTGGGCGCGTTACTGCTGGCCCTGGGCGGTTGCGCCGGCAACGCTGTGCAGTCGCAATTGCAGCGACTGCCGGAGCGTGTGGAACTCAACGGTGTGCCGTTCTTCCGTGGCGAGGCCTACCAGAGTGGCCCCGGTGCGCTGGCCAGTATGCTGGCTCAGCAGGGCGTCACCGTCACCCCGGGGTTGCTGGACAAACCGCTGAAGCTGCCGGGCGCGGAAGCGGACCTGCAAGGCAATATGCAAAGGCTGGCGCGTGAGTACGGGATGGTGGTTTATCCGCTGGATAGCGAACTGCCGGCCTTGTTGAGCCAGGTCGCGGCCGGTTATCCGGTGCTGGTGCGCTTCAATGAAGGTCGGGTCTGGTCCGAGCCGCGTTATGCGGTGGTGGCCGGCTATAACCGCAACAAGCAGACGGTGTTGCTGCGGGCGGGGATGAACCGGCGACTGTTGATGGACTTCGGCACGTTCAGCTCGGCCTGGAAGGGCGCCGGGGGCTGGGCGGTCTTGATCCAGTCGCCGACGCAGTTGCCTGCCCAGGTTGATCGGCAGCGCTGGTTGACCGCCGCCGATGAACTGGCCCGTTCCGGCCAGGAGCAGGCTGCCGCCAGTGCCAGGAAAACGCTGGTCGGGCATTGA
- a CDS encoding NAD(P)/FAD-dependent oxidoreductase, whose protein sequence is MANTPYPQSYYAASANPVPERPPLQDDVETDVCVIGAGYTGLSSALFLLENGFRVTVLEAAKVGFGASGRNGGQIVNSYSRDIDVIERSVGAKQAQLLGQMAFEGGRIIRERVAKYNIQCDLKDGGVFAALSNKQMGHLESQKKLWERFGHTQLELLDQRRIREVVNCDQYVGGMLDMSGGHIHPLNLALGEAAAVESLGGKIHEQSPAVRIERGANPVVHTPQGKVRAKFIIVAGNAYLGNLVPELAAKSMPCGTQVITTEPLDDALAKSLLPQDYCVEDCNYLLDYYRLSGDKRLIFGGGVVYGARDPANIEAIVRPKMLKAFPQLKDVKIDYAWTGNFLLTLSRLPQVGRLGDNIYYSQGCSGHGVTYTHLAGKVLAEALRGQAERFDAFADLPHYPFPGGQLLRTPFSALGAWYYTMRDKLGI, encoded by the coding sequence ATGGCGAACACTCCCTACCCCCAGTCCTACTACGCCGCATCGGCCAATCCGGTACCTGAACGCCCGCCCTTGCAGGATGACGTCGAGACCGACGTGTGCGTGATCGGTGCCGGTTATACCGGTCTCTCCAGCGCCCTGTTCCTACTGGAAAATGGCTTTCGGGTGACCGTATTGGAGGCCGCCAAGGTCGGCTTCGGCGCCTCGGGCCGCAACGGGGGCCAGATCGTCAACAGCTACAGCCGCGATATCGATGTGATCGAACGCAGCGTCGGGGCAAAGCAGGCGCAACTGCTCGGGCAGATGGCCTTTGAAGGCGGCCGGATCATTCGCGAGCGAGTTGCAAAGTACAACATCCAGTGCGACCTCAAGGACGGCGGGGTCTTTGCCGCCCTCAGCAATAAACAGATGGGCCATCTCGAATCCCAGAAGAAACTCTGGGAACGCTTTGGCCATACCCAGCTGGAACTGCTGGATCAGCGCCGTATTCGCGAAGTGGTCAACTGCGATCAGTATGTCGGCGGCATGCTCGACATGAGCGGCGGCCATATCCACCCGTTGAACCTGGCGCTGGGCGAGGCGGCAGCCGTCGAGTCGCTGGGTGGCAAGATCCACGAACAGTCGCCGGCCGTGCGTATCGAGCGCGGTGCCAATCCGGTGGTCCACACGCCGCAGGGCAAGGTCAGGGCCAAGTTCATCATCGTTGCGGGCAACGCCTACCTCGGCAACCTGGTGCCGGAACTGGCCGCCAAGTCCATGCCGTGCGGGACCCAGGTGATTACCACCGAACCTTTGGACGATGCCCTGGCGAAGTCGCTGTTACCCCAGGATTACTGCGTCGAGGACTGCAACTACCTGCTCGACTACTACCGTCTTTCCGGTGACAAGCGTCTGATCTTCGGCGGTGGTGTGGTCTATGGTGCGCGTGATCCGGCCAATATCGAGGCGATCGTCCGGCCGAAAATGCTCAAGGCCTTCCCGCAGCTCAAGGACGTGAAGATCGACTACGCCTGGACCGGCAATTTCCTGCTGACTCTATCGCGCCTGCCTCAGGTCGGTCGGTTGGGCGACAACATCTATTACTCCCAGGGCTGCAGCGGCCACGGCGTGACCTACACCCATCTGGCCGGCAAGGTACTGGCCGAGGCACTGCGTGGGCAGGCCGAGCGTTTCGATGCGTTTGCCGATCTGCCGCACTACCCGTTCCCCGGTGGGCAATTGCTGCGCACGCCGTTCAGTGCGCTGGGGGCGTGGTACTACACGATGCGCGACAAGCTGGGGATCTGA
- a CDS encoding DNA topoisomerase III has translation MRLFLCEKPSQAKDIAAVLGATRRGDGCWVGANATVTWCIGHLLETAPPDAYDARYKRWVLADLPIVPEKWKMQVKPKTASQFKAVKRLLGEARELVIATDADREGEMIARELVEHCRYRGPIQRLWLSALDDASIRKALAALKPGGETFNLYHSALGRSRADWLIGMNMSRLFTLLGRQSGYQGVLPVGRVQTPTLRLVVDRDRSIADFVPVAYWAIDVHLLHDGQPFVAQWRAPQDACDDQDRCLNQALAQQAAAAMSVAASARVVKLKTERIREAAPLPFDLGTLQEVCSKRLGLGAQETLDIAQSLYETHKVITYPRSDCGFLPLSQHGDAARVLAALERAEPSLGKLAPYLDPSRRSRAWNDAKVTAHHGIIPTGTGANLERLQGKPRAVYTLIRARYLAQFLPNHEYDRTQADFDCAAQALRAVGKRVIEPGWKRALPEALAPTKGREAPEPQALPALREGSECVVNRVDLKDLWTQPPKPFTEGDLIKAMKNVARYVEDPRLKQKLKETTGIGTEATRASIIQGLLERNYLVKHGKSLSATAAAFSLIDAVPKAIADPGTTAIWEQALDMVQSGEMSLEEFVAKQAAWMSKQVGRCVELKLQISMPPGTAAPAPWKKKRKASASRTTKARRPTKAAGSHPKK, from the coding sequence ATGCGGCTGTTCCTCTGCGAAAAACCCTCTCAGGCCAAGGACATTGCCGCCGTACTCGGCGCCACGCGCCGTGGCGACGGCTGCTGGGTCGGCGCCAATGCCACGGTCACCTGGTGCATCGGTCATCTGTTGGAGACCGCGCCGCCGGATGCCTACGACGCTCGCTACAAGCGCTGGGTACTGGCCGACCTGCCGATTGTCCCGGAAAAATGGAAGATGCAGGTCAAGCCCAAGACCGCCAGCCAGTTCAAGGCGGTCAAGCGCCTGCTGGGCGAAGCCCGGGAACTGGTGATCGCCACCGACGCCGACCGCGAAGGGGAAATGATCGCCCGCGAACTGGTGGAGCATTGCCGTTATCGCGGGCCGATCCAGCGGCTCTGGTTGTCGGCACTCGACGATGCCTCGATCCGCAAGGCACTTGCCGCGCTCAAACCCGGCGGCGAAACCTTCAACCTCTATCATTCGGCCCTGGGCCGCTCGCGAGCCGACTGGCTGATCGGCATGAACATGAGCCGACTGTTCACCCTGCTCGGCCGCCAGTCCGGCTACCAGGGCGTGTTACCAGTGGGCCGGGTACAGACGCCGACCCTGCGCCTGGTAGTGGATCGCGACCGCAGCATCGCCGACTTCGTGCCGGTGGCCTATTGGGCAATCGATGTGCACCTGCTGCATGACGGCCAGCCCTTCGTCGCCCAATGGCGCGCGCCACAGGACGCCTGTGACGATCAGGATCGCTGCCTGAACCAGGCCCTCGCCCAACAGGCCGCCGCAGCCATGAGCGTGGCGGCCAGCGCACGGGTGGTGAAACTCAAGACCGAGCGGATTCGCGAAGCCGCGCCCCTGCCCTTCGACCTTGGCACCTTGCAGGAAGTGTGTTCGAAACGCCTGGGGCTGGGCGCCCAGGAAACACTGGATATTGCCCAGTCGCTGTACGAAACCCACAAGGTCATCACCTACCCGCGCAGCGACTGCGGCTTTCTGCCCCTCAGCCAACATGGTGATGCCGCGCGGGTGCTGGCCGCTCTGGAACGGGCCGAGCCGAGCCTAGGCAAACTGGCGCCCTATCTCGATCCGAGCCGCCGCTCACGGGCCTGGAACGATGCCAAGGTCACCGCCCACCACGGCATCATCCCGACCGGCACGGGTGCGAACCTCGAACGCTTGCAAGGCAAGCCCCGAGCCGTCTACACGCTGATTCGCGCCCGTTACCTGGCGCAGTTCCTGCCCAACCACGAATACGACCGCACCCAGGCCGATTTCGACTGTGCCGCCCAGGCACTGCGGGCCGTGGGCAAGCGAGTGATCGAGCCCGGCTGGAAACGTGCCCTGCCGGAGGCCCTGGCGCCGACCAAGGGCCGCGAAGCCCCCGAACCACAGGCCTTGCCAGCGTTGCGTGAAGGTAGCGAATGCGTGGTGAACCGGGTCGACCTCAAGGACCTGTGGACCCAACCACCGAAGCCTTTTACCGAGGGCGACCTGATCAAGGCGATGAAAAACGTCGCCCGATACGTGGAAGACCCGCGCCTGAAACAGAAGCTCAAGGAAACCACCGGCATCGGCACCGAAGCCACCCGCGCCAGCATCATCCAGGGTCTGCTGGAGCGCAATTACCTGGTCAAGCACGGCAAGAGCCTGTCAGCGACTGCAGCGGCCTTCAGCCTGATTGATGCCGTGCCAAAGGCCATTGCCGATCCGGGCACCACCGCCATCTGGGAGCAGGCGCTGGACATGGTGCAAAGCGGCGAGATGAGCCTGGAAGAATTCGTCGCCAAGCAGGCGGCATGGATGAGCAAGCAGGTGGGGCGCTGCGTCGAACTGAAGCTGCAGATCAGCATGCCACCCGGCACGGCGGCACCAGCGCCATGGAAAAAGAAACGCAAGGCCTCTGCAAGCAGAACGACAAAAGCCCGCCGCCCGACGAAAGCGGCAGGGAGTCATCCTAAAAAATGA
- a CDS encoding LysR family transcriptional regulator has translation MDRIECMRAFVATVGANGFAAAARAMDVPRSKVSKQIQALEEAIGVQLLLRTTRSLHLTEAGAEYYESARELLASLDEAEQRARDGIGELRGVLRVNAPMSFGLRRLGRLIPLFHREHPNVELQLVLSDQQVDPVKGGFDVTIRIASLPDSSMIAKLLAPAPRIMVASPDYLQRAGIPTTPRELSAHQCLNYGYLQSGVSLQLSNGRETQRVTVNGPLHANNGDLLAQAAEAGMGIALLPDFIVEEALAAGRLVPVMCEWQAPPISINAVYASARRVPQKTRAFIDFLVRELAVVAAS, from the coding sequence ATGGATCGCATCGAATGCATGCGGGCGTTTGTCGCCACCGTCGGAGCCAATGGCTTTGCGGCGGCGGCACGGGCGATGGATGTACCGCGCTCAAAAGTCAGCAAGCAGATCCAGGCCCTGGAAGAAGCGATCGGCGTGCAGTTGCTGCTGCGCACCACCCGTAGCCTGCACCTGACCGAAGCCGGCGCCGAGTACTACGAGTCGGCCCGCGAACTGCTCGCCTCGCTGGACGAAGCCGAGCAGCGGGCCCGCGATGGCATCGGTGAGCTGCGCGGGGTATTACGCGTCAACGCGCCGATGTCCTTCGGCCTGCGGCGATTGGGGCGGCTGATCCCGCTGTTTCATCGAGAGCATCCGAACGTCGAACTGCAACTGGTGCTCAGTGACCAGCAGGTGGACCCGGTCAAGGGTGGTTTCGACGTGACCATCCGCATCGCCAGCCTGCCGGACTCGTCCATGATCGCCAAGTTGCTGGCCCCGGCACCGCGCATCATGGTCGCCTCCCCCGATTACCTGCAACGCGCCGGCATCCCCACCACGCCACGGGAACTGTCTGCCCACCAGTGCCTGAACTACGGCTACCTGCAAAGCGGTGTCAGCCTGCAACTGAGCAATGGCAGGGAGACTCAACGGGTCACCGTCAACGGCCCGCTGCATGCCAACAACGGCGACCTGCTGGCCCAGGCCGCCGAAGCGGGCATGGGCATCGCCCTGCTGCCGGATTTCATCGTCGAGGAAGCCCTGGCCGCCGGGCGCCTGGTACCGGTGATGTGCGAATGGCAGGCGCCGCCGATCAGCATCAACGCCGTGTATGCCTCGGCACGCCGGGTGCCGCAGAAGACCCGGGCGTTCATCGACTTCCTGGTGCGCGAACTGGCGGTGGTCGCAGCGAGCTGA
- a CDS encoding antibiotic biosynthesis monooxygenase: MNIELSEGVVTLLVRHRVKQGGEPAYEAWLREIVAKARSYPGHLGIDVVRGHSSGLALFTSVLRFASTEQLQVWLDSADRRELVDQARSLLADGDQTEINEDREFWFNPQQMDAPTPPPRWKQACVTFLVILPLTFLVPLLWKPVFALWPWLGGYVPANVVITLTIVLLVVYVFMPRMTRLFRRWLQPGQGTAPAPAHLETRR, from the coding sequence ATGAATATCGAATTGTCCGAAGGCGTGGTCACGCTGTTGGTGCGCCACCGGGTCAAGCAAGGTGGGGAACCAGCGTATGAAGCCTGGTTGCGCGAGATCGTCGCCAAGGCGCGCAGTTACCCCGGACATCTGGGCATCGACGTGGTCCGTGGCCACAGTAGCGGCCTGGCGCTGTTCACCAGCGTGCTACGTTTTGCCAGTACCGAACAGTTGCAGGTCTGGCTGGATTCCGCTGATCGCCGGGAGTTGGTCGATCAGGCCCGCTCGCTGTTGGCCGATGGTGACCAGACCGAAATCAATGAAGACCGCGAATTCTGGTTCAACCCCCAGCAGATGGATGCCCCGACCCCGCCACCGCGCTGGAAGCAGGCCTGCGTGACATTTCTGGTGATCCTGCCGCTGACGTTCCTGGTGCCGTTGTTGTGGAAGCCGGTCTTCGCATTGTGGCCCTGGCTGGGCGGTTATGTGCCGGCCAACGTGGTGATTACCCTGACCATTGTGTTGTTGGTGGTGTATGTGTTCATGCCACGGATGACGCGGTTGTTCAGGCGCTGGTTGCAACCCGGGCAGGGCACTGCGCCGGCTCCTGCGCACCTTGAGACCCGGCGCTAA
- a CDS encoding DMT family transporter, whose translation MNPSTVALVLAAATAHALWNIASKYKREDTFLFVWAYTCASALLCVPIGIALMVTGQQVLDWRLTVGCAVSAALHIAYSLILQAGYGRAELGVVYSVARGTGPLLTMLFAVLLLGERLTAIAVLGAILIVTGILVVVGNLFRRRSSSTLPGVLWGAATGATIAAYTLWDSHSITSWQLAPVSYYAGTLLLQSLILSPIALLRRQRIPAVLRADAVPILIVAVFSPLAYILVLTAMLSAPVALVAPLRESSIVIGSFLAWWLFREGHLARRVVGAVIVLAGIVAISL comes from the coding sequence ATGAACCCCAGCACTGTCGCGCTCGTCCTCGCTGCGGCCACAGCTCATGCGCTATGGAACATCGCCTCGAAGTACAAGCGTGAAGATACCTTCCTGTTTGTCTGGGCCTATACCTGCGCCTCGGCGCTGCTGTGCGTGCCGATCGGCATTGCCCTCATGGTCACGGGGCAGCAGGTGCTCGATTGGCGGCTCACGGTAGGTTGCGCCGTCTCGGCGGCCTTGCACATTGCATACTCCCTGATCTTGCAGGCCGGTTACGGCCGCGCAGAACTTGGGGTGGTTTATTCCGTCGCCCGCGGCACGGGGCCCCTGCTGACGATGCTGTTCGCGGTTCTCCTGCTAGGGGAGCGGCTCACTGCAATCGCGGTGCTCGGCGCGATCCTCATCGTCACCGGCATACTCGTCGTCGTCGGCAATCTATTCAGAAGAAGGAGCAGCAGTACGCTGCCGGGGGTGCTGTGGGGGGCCGCAACAGGTGCTACTATTGCCGCGTACACCCTCTGGGACAGTCACTCGATCACCTCGTGGCAACTGGCGCCCGTCAGCTATTACGCTGGCACACTACTGCTGCAAAGCCTGATCCTCAGCCCCATCGCGCTGCTACGGCGACAGCGGATCCCTGCCGTCCTGCGCGCTGACGCGGTACCGATCCTGATCGTGGCCGTGTTCTCTCCACTGGCCTATATCCTCGTTCTCACCGCCATGCTGAGCGCGCCGGTGGCACTTGTTGCGCCCCTGCGTGAGTCATCCATTGTCATCGGCTCTTTCCTCGCGTGGTGGCTTTTCCGTGAGGGCCATCTCGCGCGCCGCGTTGTCGGCGCAGTGATAGTCCTGGCCGGGATCGTGGCCATCAGTCTTTGA
- a CDS encoding MurR/RpiR family transcriptional regulator has protein sequence MTIESGNKITNNDGRLGQWIGSIQARSAGLAASEAKVVALLLADPLFVGASTAAQVAERAGVSAPSVVRAARAIGFGGFAELKIEIARARGTTRFFAPPEALAADATSASVLESSIRAGTDALTALGGAIELAEFDKAVDRILSARQVIAFGAGPSSTVAADAVFRLRAVGVTTISIPDHLSAMIATRLLGPDDVVIAVSSTGRTSTTLAIADAASSAGASLIAITNQYGTPLATLADIALVVGGAPLPAQMAAAGSRLAQLVVVDALLAALALRDPERSRHAERAGIDLPDID, from the coding sequence ATGACTATCGAATCCGGTAATAAAATTACGAACAATGACGGGCGGCTCGGGCAATGGATTGGCAGCATCCAGGCCCGCAGCGCCGGTCTCGCCGCCAGCGAGGCGAAGGTGGTCGCCCTGCTGCTGGCTGATCCCTTGTTCGTCGGCGCAAGCACGGCCGCGCAGGTAGCCGAACGCGCTGGCGTCTCAGCGCCGAGCGTGGTCCGCGCTGCGCGTGCGATCGGGTTCGGCGGGTTTGCCGAACTCAAGATCGAGATCGCCCGTGCACGCGGTACCACCCGGTTCTTTGCACCGCCTGAAGCACTCGCTGCGGACGCTACGTCGGCTTCAGTGCTTGAAAGCTCCATCCGCGCAGGCACCGACGCCCTGACCGCACTCGGCGGGGCCATCGAACTCGCAGAGTTCGACAAGGCGGTCGATAGGATCCTGTCTGCGCGACAGGTGATCGCATTCGGTGCCGGCCCGTCCTCTACGGTGGCCGCCGACGCCGTTTTCCGTCTGCGCGCGGTCGGCGTGACGACCATCAGCATCCCGGACCACTTGTCGGCAATGATCGCGACGCGCCTGCTAGGTCCTGATGATGTCGTCATCGCCGTCAGTTCGACCGGGCGCACTTCCACCACGCTCGCCATCGCCGATGCCGCGTCATCTGCCGGGGCCTCGCTCATCGCCATCACCAACCAGTACGGCACACCCCTGGCGACCCTCGCGGATATCGCCCTGGTGGTCGGCGGAGCACCACTGCCGGCGCAGATGGCCGCAGCGGGCAGCCGCCTGGCCCAACTCGTCGTCGTTGACGCCCTGCTCGCCGCCCTCGCCCTGCGCGACCCAGAGCGCAGCCGCCACGCAGAGCGGGCAGGCATCGACCTGCCCGACATCGACTGA
- a CDS encoding oxidoreductase, translating to MDTENLTSVAVVGPGAIGTTIAAVLHEVGRTPLLCGRTFRDHLTLQEGDCLISIPGPVRTDPGQIDHTVDLVFLAVKTTQTEAAAGWLATLVGPQTVVCVLQNGVEQRETIAPHCPRGQVVPAVVWFPAQAQADGSVRLRGDARLSLPDTPASRVIAEALQGTRCFVELAADFRSLAWRKLLQNAAAGLMALTHRRAGMFSRSDISRLTLDYLQECLVVARAEGAELDDEVPQAILDTFLAFPADMSTSILTDREAGRPLEWDIRNGVFSRLGRARGIATPISDVLVPLLAAASDGPG from the coding sequence ATGGATACAGAAAACCTGACATCCGTCGCTGTCGTGGGGCCGGGTGCCATTGGCACCACGATCGCGGCAGTGCTGCACGAAGTTGGCCGCACGCCGTTGCTATGCGGCCGCACGTTCCGCGATCATCTGACGTTGCAGGAGGGCGATTGCCTCATCAGCATTCCCGGCCCCGTCCGGACGGATCCCGGACAGATCGATCACACGGTCGATCTCGTCTTTCTCGCTGTCAAGACAACACAGACCGAGGCCGCGGCGGGATGGCTTGCCACGTTGGTCGGGCCGCAAACGGTCGTGTGTGTTCTGCAAAACGGCGTCGAGCAGAGGGAGACGATCGCCCCACATTGCCCGCGCGGGCAGGTGGTTCCCGCTGTCGTGTGGTTTCCTGCGCAGGCGCAAGCCGATGGCTCGGTGCGCTTGCGCGGCGATGCGCGCCTCAGCCTGCCGGACACGCCGGCTTCTCGCGTGATAGCCGAAGCACTGCAAGGCACCCGCTGTTTCGTTGAGCTGGCCGCAGATTTCAGATCCCTGGCCTGGCGCAAGCTGCTGCAAAACGCAGCGGCCGGGCTCATGGCGCTCACGCATCGTCGCGCGGGCATGTTCAGCCGGTCCGACATCTCCAGGCTTACCCTGGACTATCTGCAGGAATGTCTGGTCGTGGCCCGTGCCGAGGGTGCTGAACTGGACGACGAGGTGCCGCAGGCGATCCTCGACACGTTCCTGGCGTTTCCCGCCGACATGAGCACCTCTATCCTGACGGATCGAGAAGCTGGCAGGCCACTCGAATGGGATATTCGCAACGGTGTGTTCTCCCGTCTTGGCCGGGCCCGTGGCATTGCAACACCCATCAGCGACGTTTTGGTGCCACTTCTTGCCGCCGCGAGTGACGGCCCTGGTTGA
- a CDS encoding hybrid sensor histidine kinase/response regulator yields the protein MHGAIMKSPETGTLEQTVEQDMHYRTMFEAVDTGFCIIEMKFDTTGKPVDYRFIDMNPAFERETGLTNAKGRWVRDLLPAHEQYWCDIYGDVYLTGVEQRLENQAQALDRWYAVHAVRVGSPGAYKVAVFFNDITERRQAEIALKQLNASLEQEVASRTDDRNQLWTLSSDIMLRCSFDGQIIAINPAWETTLGWSEAELLGTSLYDLIHPDDIEQSLEQARFSATGRSICRFENRYRCKHGGYRWINWSSSPSNEVINAVGRDCTLDKEQAQALAKAESQLRQSQKMEAVGQLTGGLAHDFNNLLTGISGSLEMLQSRINQGRVENLDRYINAALIASRRATALTHRLLAFSRRQTLDSRATNVNLMVKEMQDLIRRTVGPSIQLESKLSENLWTTLVDQNQLENSLLNLCINARDAMPDGGHLRIETANITLNSASALALELPPGGYVYLSVADSGCGMSTDILSKVFEPFFTTKPLGSGTGLGLSMVYGFALQSGGQVRIHSQPGNGTQVRLYLPRHFADAQEPAVVRSAPPALHAVAGETVLVVDDEPQVRMLMVDLLEERGYKVWEASDGAKGLQILQSPIRIDLLVSDVGLPGGMNGRQLAELARQTRPGLKVLFVTGYAEHSVIGDGNLAAGMHVMTKPFALDDLANRVRDVIIHT from the coding sequence ATGCACGGGGCAATCATGAAATCACCAGAAACCGGGACGCTCGAACAGACCGTCGAGCAAGACATGCACTACCGAACCATGTTCGAGGCTGTCGACACCGGCTTCTGCATTATCGAAATGAAGTTTGATACGACCGGAAAACCGGTGGATTACCGCTTTATCGACATGAACCCGGCGTTCGAACGCGAAACCGGGCTCACCAACGCCAAGGGGCGCTGGGTACGGGACCTGCTCCCGGCCCACGAACAATACTGGTGCGATATCTACGGTGACGTTTATCTGACTGGGGTCGAACAACGTCTTGAAAACCAGGCGCAGGCACTCGATCGCTGGTATGCCGTGCATGCAGTCCGTGTCGGTAGTCCCGGGGCGTACAAAGTCGCCGTGTTCTTCAACGACATCACCGAACGGCGCCAAGCGGAAATCGCCCTCAAGCAACTCAACGCCTCGCTGGAACAAGAAGTCGCCTCCCGTACCGACGACCGCAACCAATTGTGGACACTCTCGTCGGATATCATGCTGCGCTGCAGCTTCGATGGCCAGATCATCGCCATCAACCCGGCCTGGGAAACCACGCTGGGCTGGTCCGAAGCCGAGCTGCTCGGCACCAGCCTGTATGACCTGATCCACCCCGACGATATCGAACAAAGCCTTGAACAAGCCCGGTTCTCCGCGACCGGACGCAGCATTTGCCGCTTCGAGAACCGCTACCGCTGCAAGCACGGCGGCTACCGCTGGATCAACTGGTCCTCCAGCCCGTCCAATGAGGTCATCAACGCCGTGGGCCGCGACTGCACACTCGACAAGGAGCAGGCCCAGGCCCTGGCCAAGGCCGAGTCACAACTGCGCCAGAGCCAGAAGATGGAAGCCGTCGGGCAACTGACCGGAGGCCTGGCTCATGACTTCAACAACCTGTTGACCGGCATCAGCGGCAGCCTGGAAATGCTCCAGAGCCGGATCAATCAGGGCCGCGTGGAAAATCTCGACCGCTACATCAATGCCGCGCTGATCGCCTCACGCCGGGCCACCGCCCTGACGCATCGGTTGCTGGCCTTCTCCCGCCGCCAGACCCTCGACTCCCGGGCAACCAACGTCAACCTGATGGTCAAGGAAATGCAAGACCTGATACGGCGCACCGTCGGTCCATCGATCCAACTCGAATCAAAACTGTCCGAGAACCTGTGGACCACCCTGGTGGACCAGAACCAGTTGGAGAACTCGCTGCTCAACTTGTGCATCAATGCTCGTGATGCGATGCCCGACGGCGGTCATCTGCGCATCGAAACCGCCAACATCACCCTCAACTCGGCATCGGCCCTGGCCCTGGAACTGCCGCCCGGTGGTTATGTGTACCTGAGTGTCGCAGACAGCGGCTGTGGAATGTCGACCGACATCCTGAGCAAGGTCTTCGAACCCTTCTTCACCACCAAGCCCCTGGGCTCCGGAACCGGTCTCGGCCTGTCGATGGTCTATGGTTTCGCCCTGCAATCCGGCGGCCAGGTACGCATCCATTCGCAACCGGGCAACGGCACCCAGGTGCGTCTCTACCTGCCACGCCACTTCGCCGATGCCCAGGAGCCCGCGGTTGTCCGTAGCGCACCGCCAGCCCTGCACGCCGTGGCGGGGGAAACGGTGCTGGTAGTCGATGACGAACCCCAGGTGCGGATGCTCATGGTCGATCTGCTTGAGGAACGCGGCTACAAGGTATGGGAAGCCAGCGACGGAGCGAAGGGGTTGCAGATACTGCAGTCGCCGATCCGTATCGACCTGCTGGTCAGCGACGTCGGCCTGCCCGGTGGCATGAACGGCCGCCAACTGGCGGAGCTGGCCCGGCAAACCCGGCCTGGGCTCAAGGTCCTGTTCGTCACCGGCTACGCCGAGCACTCGGTCATCGGTGATGGCAACTTGGCGGCCGGCATGCACGTGATGACCAAGCCGTTTGCCCTGGATGATCTGGCCAACCGCGTGCGGGACGTGATCATCCATACCTGA
- a CDS encoding Lrp/AsnC family transcriptional regulator yields MAEIRDLSIVLDRIDQAIIEVLRHDGRITYQKLSERVHLTPRPCLERVRKLEQLGVIRGYGAILDENKLSPGLSLLVLVALSGQSGRSAQRAFEAKIRACPQVLECHLISGAFDYSLRMRCRDMEHYRVLTETWLNDEELHIDKLVSHPELAMVKTAME; encoded by the coding sequence ATGGCTGAAATTCGTGACCTGTCGATCGTGTTGGATCGTATCGACCAGGCAATTATCGAGGTGTTGCGCCACGATGGACGCATCACCTACCAGAAGCTCTCCGAGCGCGTGCACCTGACGCCCAGGCCTTGCCTGGAGCGCGTGCGCAAGCTGGAGCAGTTGGGCGTGATCCGTGGCTACGGGGCCATTCTTGACGAAAACAAGCTGTCGCCCGGCCTGTCGCTGCTGGTGTTGGTGGCGTTGTCCGGACAGAGCGGGCGGTCGGCGCAGAGGGCCTTCGAAGCCAAGATTCGCGCTTGTCCCCAGGTGCTGGAGTGCCATCTGATCAGCGGCGCTTTCGACTACAGTCTGCGCATGCGCTGCCGGGATATGGAGCACTATCGAGTGCTCACCGAGACCTGGCTCAATGATGAAGAACTGCACATCGACAAGCTGGTCAGCCACCCGGAACTGGCGATGGTCAAGACGGCCATGGAATGA